A section of the Agarivorans litoreus genome encodes:
- a CDS encoding DMT family transporter codes for MTISKTSNIFASIPRFSQAAKGLCLALVATALFSLKGIWIKLAYQFGIDPASLMTLRMAFSLPIYLLLALYWWRLGRLEHQKLKGNILPAALVGIAGYYLASFLDLSGLQFISAPLERVVLYAYPGFTILLAWLVFRQKPQLIVVLALPLSWLGVGLMMWSETGHQHDPQQLIWGTSLVIASAFSFAFYLVFSKNIVAKIGSQAFTLIAMIAASIAIFIHFSLHGDFTALLNYPRQVYWYAAYMALFSTVIPSFLFSEAIHRIGAQRTAISGSAGPVFTLIMAAWVLGDSIGALQIAGIGLVVVAVALLNKN; via the coding sequence ATGACTATCAGTAAAACTAGCAACATCTTCGCTTCCATTCCGCGCTTTTCTCAAGCAGCTAAAGGGCTCTGTTTGGCCTTGGTTGCCACCGCCTTGTTTTCTCTCAAGGGAATTTGGATCAAGCTGGCTTACCAATTTGGTATCGACCCCGCCAGCCTAATGACGCTGCGTATGGCTTTTAGCTTACCGATTTACCTATTGTTAGCATTGTATTGGTGGAGGTTAGGCCGCTTAGAACATCAAAAACTGAAAGGTAACATTCTGCCGGCTGCGCTGGTTGGCATAGCAGGGTATTACCTAGCTAGCTTTTTAGATTTAAGTGGCCTGCAATTCATCTCGGCACCGCTTGAGCGCGTAGTATTGTATGCCTACCCTGGATTTACCATTTTGCTAGCATGGTTAGTTTTCCGCCAAAAGCCGCAGTTAATTGTGGTGCTTGCCCTGCCCCTTAGCTGGTTAGGCGTGGGGTTAATGATGTGGAGTGAAACCGGCCATCAGCATGATCCCCAGCAACTTATCTGGGGAACCAGTTTGGTTATCGCTAGCGCCTTTAGTTTTGCTTTTTACTTGGTTTTTAGCAAAAACATTGTGGCCAAGATCGGCAGCCAAGCTTTTACTCTTATTGCAATGATTGCCGCCAGCATTGCTATTTTCATCCACTTTAGCTTGCACGGGGACTTTACCGCACTGCTCAACTATCCCCGTCAGGTTTATTGGTATGCGGCTTATATGGCGCTATTTTCTACGGTAATTCCCTCATTTTTATTTAGTGAGGCTATCCATCGTATCGGCGCACAACGCACTGCGATTAGTGGCAGTGCAGGCCCGGTGTTTACCTTAATAATGGCCGCTTGGGTATTGGGCGACAGTATTGGTGCTCTGCAAATTGCTGGTATTGGCCTAGTTGTGGTGGCCGTGGCGCTACTAAACAAAAACTAA
- the speE gene encoding polyamine aminopropyltransferase translates to MLVDQRYFETLHNGYGQYFDVSEVLFEQTTESWQLVIFDNPQFGRVMALDGIIQTTERDEFIYHEMLTHTPLLAHGNAKSVLIIGGGDGGMLREVVKHQNVEHITMVEIDNAVVEMCKTHLPNHSAGSYDDPRVNLVIDDGAAFVNNTKQRFDVIISDCTDPVGPGEVLFSSDFYAGCKSCLNEGGIFVAQNGVAFMQIDEVTTTKARLASYFNDTNFYCAAVPTYIGGVMTFAWACDNQELRKTPLELIEQRYQAAQLNTRYYTPAIHFASFALPRFVEQAIATTPVQQR, encoded by the coding sequence ATGTTAGTTGATCAACGTTATTTCGAAACTTTACACAATGGTTACGGCCAGTACTTTGATGTAAGCGAAGTGCTCTTTGAGCAAACTACAGAATCTTGGCAATTGGTTATTTTTGACAACCCTCAATTTGGTCGAGTGATGGCACTTGACGGCATCATTCAAACCACTGAGCGCGATGAGTTTATTTACCATGAAATGCTAACTCATACGCCTTTATTGGCCCATGGAAATGCTAAAAGTGTACTGATCATTGGAGGGGGTGATGGTGGCATGTTGCGAGAAGTGGTGAAACATCAAAACGTAGAGCACATTACCATGGTTGAAATTGATAATGCCGTGGTGGAAATGTGCAAGACTCATCTGCCCAATCACTCAGCGGGTTCTTACGATGACCCAAGAGTTAATCTCGTCATTGATGACGGAGCGGCCTTTGTCAACAATACTAAGCAACGCTTTGACGTAATCATTTCTGATTGCACCGATCCTGTTGGCCCAGGAGAAGTATTATTTAGCTCTGATTTTTATGCTGGCTGTAAATCATGCCTAAATGAGGGCGGCATTTTTGTTGCTCAAAATGGCGTTGCATTTATGCAAATCGATGAAGTTACCACTACCAAGGCGCGTTTAGCGAGCTACTTCAACGATACCAACTTTTATTGTGCAGCGGTACCTACCTACATCGGTGGTGTAATGACCTTTGCTTGGGCTTGCGACAATCAAGAGCTGCGTAAAACCCCATTAGAGCTGATTGAACAGCGCTATCAAGCCGCCCAACTAAACACCCGTTACTACACGCCTGCGATTCACTTCGCTAGCTTTGCATTGCCGCGATTTGTTGAGCAAGCAATCGCAACTACTCCCGTTCAACAACGCTAG
- a CDS encoding M48 family metallopeptidase → MTTLKYLAAYPEALTSKIEDLLKQQRLGEFLLKRYPTTHNIYNDKTLRDYCLSLKNQYMRKSAPLSKVVFDKKIHVVNHALGLHTYVSRVQGSKLKSKNEIRVSSLFQNVPEPFLNMIVVHELAHLKEKQHNKAFYQLCQHMLPNYHQLEFDTRVYLTQLEEAGPIY, encoded by the coding sequence ATGACAACGCTTAAATATTTAGCCGCTTACCCCGAGGCACTCACCAGTAAAATTGAAGATCTGCTTAAGCAGCAGCGCTTGGGTGAGTTTTTACTAAAAAGGTACCCAACAACGCACAATATATATAACGATAAAACCCTGCGCGACTATTGTTTGTCACTAAAAAACCAATATATGCGTAAATCGGCACCGCTGAGTAAGGTTGTTTTTGATAAGAAAATTCACGTGGTTAACCATGCTTTAGGTTTACATACTTATGTATCGAGAGTGCAGGGAAGTAAGTTAAAGAGTAAAAATGAAATAAGAGTGAGTAGCCTATTTCAAAACGTACCTGAGCCGTTTTTAAACATGATCGTGGTTCACGAACTCGCTCATCTAAAAGAAAAACAACATAACAAAGCTTTTTACCAACTGTGCCAACACATGTTGCCTAACTATCACCAGCTTGAGTTTGATACGCGAGTTTACCTTACTCAACTAGAAGAAGCTGGGCCAATTTACTAG
- the nirB gene encoding nitrite reductase large subunit NirB: protein MSKLKLVVVGNGMVGHRYLEDLVEKADLSQFDVTVFCEEPRVAYDRVHLSSYFSHHTAEELSLVKHGFYEKHGIEVLLGERAININREQKVVYSSTGREIAYDKLVMATGSYPWVPPIKGSENKDCFVYRTIEDLKAIEASAKKSKSGAVVGGGLLGLEAAGALKALGVETHVIEFAPVLMAEQLDQQGGFLLRNKIERMGVQVHTSKNTLEIQTQGEHARNTMLFADETKLEVDFIVFSTGIRPQDKLARQAELSIAPRGGIAINDQCLTSDENIYAIGECASWNESFFGLVAPGYKMAQVAVDHLLGNNSAFEGADMSAKLKLLGVKVGSIGDANGRTPNCKSFVYQNDEEGVYKRLIVSEDGKKLLGAVLVGDTADYGNLLQLKLNDIDLPEHPDTLILPAHAGAEKPAMGADSLPDSAVICSCFDVTKGKIAVAVADGQTTMAEIKASTNAGTGCGGCLPLIGQVLNAELAKAGVEVNNHLCEHFEYSRQELFHLVRIEGHRSFEQVLNKHGKGYGCEVCKPAVGSILASCWGDHVLAPELVSLQDTNDNFLGNMQKDGTYSVIPRMAGGEVTPKALGVLAEVAEEYALYTKVTGAQRIGLFGAQKDDLPNIWRKLIAAGYETGQAYGKALRMAKTCVGSTWCRFGVQDSVGLGVMLENRYKGIRTPHKMKFGVSGCTRECAEAQGKDLGIIATDAGWNMYVGGNGGMKPRHGDLLAADLDQETLIKYVDRFMMFYIRTADKLQRTSVWLENLEGGVDYLREVVVNDKLGINQQLEADVAKLVASYSCEWSDTLNDEAQLKRFAHFINSDQRDENVVFVSEREQHRPATFAEKHPQAKGDILHVELEA, encoded by the coding sequence ATGAGCAAGCTGAAGCTAGTAGTTGTTGGTAACGGTATGGTGGGGCACCGTTATTTAGAAGATTTGGTCGAGAAGGCTGACTTAAGCCAATTCGACGTAACAGTTTTCTGTGAAGAGCCTCGAGTTGCCTACGATCGTGTTCACTTGTCTTCATACTTTTCTCATCACACCGCTGAAGAGCTGTCTCTTGTTAAACATGGCTTCTACGAAAAACACGGCATTGAGGTATTGCTTGGCGAACGTGCCATCAACATCAACCGTGAGCAAAAAGTGGTGTATTCAAGCACTGGCCGTGAGATTGCTTACGACAAACTAGTAATGGCTACGGGTTCTTATCCTTGGGTTCCACCGATTAAAGGTAGCGAAAACAAAGACTGTTTTGTTTACCGTACCATTGAAGATTTAAAAGCCATTGAAGCATCTGCTAAAAAGAGTAAGAGCGGTGCGGTTGTTGGTGGCGGGCTATTAGGTTTAGAAGCGGCAGGTGCTTTAAAAGCACTGGGCGTAGAAACCCATGTTATTGAGTTTGCTCCAGTATTAATGGCCGAGCAGCTCGACCAGCAAGGTGGTTTTTTGCTGCGCAACAAAATTGAGCGCATGGGTGTGCAAGTGCATACCAGCAAAAACACCTTGGAGATCCAAACGCAAGGTGAGCATGCTCGTAATACCATGCTCTTTGCCGATGAAACCAAGCTAGAAGTTGATTTCATTGTGTTCTCTACCGGTATTCGTCCGCAAGACAAGTTAGCGCGTCAAGCTGAGCTAAGCATTGCACCTCGAGGTGGTATTGCGATTAACGATCAATGTTTAACTTCAGACGAAAACATCTACGCCATTGGTGAGTGTGCCTCTTGGAACGAGAGTTTCTTTGGTTTAGTGGCACCTGGTTACAAAATGGCGCAGGTAGCGGTTGACCACCTGCTAGGTAACAACAGTGCTTTTGAAGGCGCAGACATGAGTGCCAAGCTTAAGTTACTGGGAGTAAAGGTAGGCAGCATTGGTGATGCTAATGGTCGCACGCCAAACTGTAAGAGCTTTGTTTACCAAAATGATGAAGAGGGTGTGTATAAACGCCTGATCGTTTCAGAAGACGGCAAAAAACTATTAGGTGCAGTGTTAGTGGGCGATACCGCTGATTACGGCAACTTACTACAGCTTAAACTTAACGACATTGATTTACCTGAACATCCAGACACGCTTATCTTGCCTGCTCATGCGGGTGCAGAAAAACCAGCAATGGGCGCAGACTCTTTACCTGATTCAGCGGTTATTTGTTCTTGCTTCGATGTTACCAAAGGTAAGATAGCTGTAGCAGTGGCCGATGGCCAAACGACGATGGCCGAAATTAAAGCCTCTACTAATGCAGGCACTGGCTGTGGTGGTTGTTTACCGCTAATTGGCCAAGTACTAAATGCCGAGTTGGCTAAAGCCGGCGTAGAAGTTAATAACCACCTTTGTGAACATTTTGAATACTCACGCCAAGAGCTGTTCCACCTAGTTCGAATTGAAGGCCATAGAAGCTTTGAACAGGTATTAAACAAACACGGTAAAGGTTACGGCTGTGAAGTATGTAAACCAGCCGTTGGCTCTATTTTAGCTTCTTGCTGGGGCGACCACGTATTGGCACCAGAGTTAGTAAGCCTGCAAGATACCAATGATAACTTCCTTGGCAACATGCAAAAAGACGGCACCTATTCGGTGATTCCACGCATGGCGGGTGGCGAAGTTACCCCTAAAGCCCTTGGTGTACTAGCTGAAGTAGCAGAAGAATATGCCCTTTATACCAAGGTGACTGGCGCTCAGCGCATTGGTTTGTTTGGTGCGCAAAAAGATGACCTTCCAAATATTTGGCGCAAGTTAATTGCTGCTGGTTACGAAACAGGCCAAGCCTACGGCAAAGCCTTACGCATGGCTAAAACCTGTGTGGGTAGCACTTGGTGTCGTTTTGGTGTGCAAGACAGTGTTGGTTTGGGCGTAATGCTAGAAAACCGCTACAAAGGCATTCGTACTCCTCACAAAATGAAGTTTGGTGTATCGGGTTGTACCCGCGAATGTGCCGAAGCCCAAGGTAAAGATTTAGGCATTATCGCCACCGATGCGGGCTGGAATATGTACGTAGGCGGCAACGGCGGTATGAAGCCACGCCACGGCGATTTACTGGCTGCAGACTTAGACCAAGAAACCCTGATTAAATACGTAGATCGTTTCATGATGTTCTACATTCGCACCGCCGACAAATTACAACGTACTTCGGTTTGGTTAGAGAACCTAGAGGGCGGTGTAGATTACCTGCGTGAAGTGGTTGTAAACGACAAGCTTGGGATTAACCAACAACTAGAAGCCGACGTGGCTAAATTGGTTGCGAGCTATAGCTGTGAGTGGAGCGACACTCTAAACGACGAAGCGCAACTTAAACGTTTTGCTCATTTCATTAATAGCGACCAACGTGATGAAAACGTAGTGTTTGTTAGCGAGCGCGAACAGCATCGCCCGGCTACTTTTGCCGAGAAACACCCACAGGCAAAAGGCGACATTCTACACGTTGAGTTGGAGGCATAA
- the nirD gene encoding nitrite reductase small subunit NirD, whose amino-acid sequence MMSFKTVCKLNDITPGTGICALVNGQQVALFRPRNNEQVFAINNMDPFANSNVLSRGLICEHQGQLWVASPLKKQRFNLETGICLENPTVSVASYKVQIKADSVAVSA is encoded by the coding sequence ATTATGAGTTTTAAAACCGTTTGTAAGCTAAACGATATTACCCCAGGTACCGGTATTTGCGCGCTAGTCAATGGCCAGCAAGTAGCCCTTTTTCGCCCACGTAACAATGAGCAAGTATTTGCCATTAATAACATGGACCCTTTTGCTAATTCGAACGTATTGTCGCGCGGATTGATTTGTGAGCATCAAGGTCAGCTTTGGGTAGCAAGCCCACTTAAAAAGCAACGTTTTAATCTTGAAACCGGCATCTGCCTAGAGAACCCAACGGTCTCGGTAGCGAGCTATAAGGTGCAGATTAAAGCCGACAGTGTTGCGGTGAGTGCATAA
- the speA gene encoding biosynthetic arginine decarboxylase codes for MKTTDWTTKNSCSLYNIPFWSQGYFDINTSGNVVVRPNQQQPNDELELTAISRELTRQGVSLPALVRFPQILGDRVARLCQAFNQAMSNYQYQGDYLAVYPIKVNQQRNVVKALLESRSAKQRQLGLEAGSKPELMAVLAVAQQASSVIVCNGYKDREYIRLALIGEKLGHQVYIVLEKLSELEMVISEAAKLGVTPRLGLRARLASQGHGKWQASGGEKSKFGLSAAQVLKVVSELEHQGMLSSLKLLHFHLGSQIANIRDVRKGVSEAARFYCELRQLGAEISCIDVGGGLAVDYDGTRSQNPNSMNYSMAEYANNIVYSIGDICQQYNHPMPRIISESGRSLSAHHAVLITDVIGIEGYHPEAITAPDENAPQILHNMWATWTELNQGAEQRAIVESYHDSQSDLAEVHTQFNLALLDLEQRAWAEQLNLRISYEIQQRLSRENRSHLDLLNELRERLADKFFVNFSLFQSLPDNWGIDQVFPILPLSGLDKAPDRRAVMLDITCDSDGSIDQYVDGLGIETTLPVPAWNKEEPYLMGFFLVGAYQEILGDIHNLFGDTDTASVLVDAKGKMRIKDITPGDTVEDVLGYVNLNSDEFIRSYRELVRQHIPKDQQRTILSELEAGLRGYTYLEDYVEA; via the coding sequence ATGAAGACAACCGATTGGACCACCAAAAACAGTTGCTCACTATACAACATCCCCTTCTGGAGCCAAGGTTATTTCGATATTAACACCAGTGGCAATGTTGTAGTACGCCCTAACCAACAACAGCCTAATGACGAACTGGAATTAACAGCGATTAGCCGAGAGTTAACTCGCCAAGGAGTATCATTGCCAGCCTTAGTGCGTTTTCCTCAAATCTTAGGAGACCGCGTAGCTAGACTGTGCCAAGCCTTCAATCAAGCGATGTCAAACTACCAATACCAAGGTGATTACTTGGCGGTATACCCCATCAAGGTAAACCAACAACGTAATGTGGTTAAAGCCCTATTAGAAAGTCGTTCGGCTAAACAACGACAATTAGGCTTAGAAGCCGGCAGCAAACCGGAGCTCATGGCTGTATTAGCTGTCGCTCAACAGGCTAGTTCAGTGATTGTTTGTAATGGTTACAAAGATAGAGAATATATTCGTTTAGCCTTAATTGGCGAAAAACTTGGCCACCAAGTTTATATCGTTCTTGAAAAGCTCTCGGAACTAGAGATGGTGATCAGCGAAGCTGCAAAACTGGGGGTAACACCTCGACTAGGTTTGCGAGCACGTTTGGCCTCTCAAGGACATGGAAAATGGCAAGCCAGTGGCGGAGAGAAATCCAAATTTGGCCTATCTGCAGCTCAAGTATTAAAGGTAGTTAGCGAACTTGAACACCAAGGAATGCTTAGTTCACTGAAATTATTGCATTTTCATCTTGGCTCACAGATTGCCAACATTAGAGATGTTCGTAAAGGTGTCAGTGAAGCCGCACGTTTTTACTGTGAATTGCGCCAGCTAGGAGCTGAGATTAGTTGTATAGATGTGGGCGGAGGTTTGGCCGTGGATTATGACGGTACACGCAGCCAAAACCCAAACTCTATGAACTACAGCATGGCTGAGTACGCCAATAACATTGTTTACAGTATTGGCGATATCTGCCAACAGTATAACCATCCAATGCCCCGCATTATTTCAGAATCTGGCCGCAGTTTAAGTGCTCATCACGCGGTACTAATTACTGATGTTATTGGCATAGAAGGCTATCATCCTGAAGCCATCACCGCACCCGATGAAAATGCACCACAAATCTTGCACAATATGTGGGCAACATGGACAGAGCTGAATCAAGGTGCTGAACAACGCGCCATAGTTGAAAGTTACCACGATAGCCAAAGTGATTTAGCCGAAGTACATACTCAATTTAATTTGGCCTTGCTAGATTTAGAGCAACGCGCTTGGGCAGAGCAACTCAACCTAAGAATCAGCTATGAAATTCAGCAACGTTTATCGAGAGAAAATCGTAGCCATCTTGACTTACTCAACGAGCTGCGTGAGCGTTTGGCCGACAAGTTTTTTGTCAATTTTTCACTGTTTCAATCACTGCCTGACAACTGGGGGATTGATCAAGTATTCCCCATCCTTCCTCTATCAGGACTAGATAAAGCTCCTGATCGTCGCGCAGTGATGCTCGATATCACCTGTGACTCCGACGGCAGTATTGATCAATACGTTGATGGCTTAGGCATAGAAACCACACTCCCCGTTCCAGCTTGGAATAAAGAAGAACCTTATTTGATGGGATTCTTTTTGGTGGGGGCGTATCAAGAAATTTTAGGCGATATTCATAATCTGTTTGGCGATACCGATACCGCTTCAGTGCTAGTTGATGCAAAAGGAAAAATGCGTATTAAAGATATCACTCCTGGTGATACCGTCGAAGACGTATTGGGTTACGTAAACCTTAACAGTGATGAGTTTATAAGAAGCTATCGAGAATTAGTTCGACAGCATATACCCAAAGACCAACAACGAACCATTTTGTCTGAATTGGAAGCGGGCCTTCGAGGCTACACCTACCTAGAAGATTACGTAGAGGCCTAA
- the yjeH gene encoding L-methionine/branched-chain amino acid transporter, whose amino-acid sequence MSRLNQQLGIGQGIALLATSLLGTGIFVVPAIAASIAGHSSLLAWLLLISLVLPIAFTFAALGKRYPHAGGAAHFVAKALGPRAEKLTAFLFISVLPVGLPAALMMATGFWQAMFSITPNTALIIQLGTLLSMWLLGMGGAKLSGNIQGLIAIAIVLLVAALWWQGDVQAGDYQLPEQIDIPSIAPALAVMFWCFVGIEAFAHMGEEFRRPERDFPIALLLGVFLAGAVYWAASVVVLKYGSYGDQLTNTQSLPHLVAIIFGKKAKWLAAMVGYLACYASINIYIQGFSRLLWSMADEAQRLKPLARLSKNKVPQHALSTIVIVCAISCVTAWLFELPLDELIRYANGNFIMVYLLSMLAGAILLRGFFKLLAMVGVLLCCLLLAALGQQSVYVLLLCAAFLLLQVAFKQLQTRIKVGAQ is encoded by the coding sequence ATGAGCCGTTTAAATCAACAACTTGGCATAGGCCAAGGTATCGCATTACTCGCCACCTCTTTACTTGGCACAGGCATCTTTGTTGTTCCTGCTATTGCCGCCAGCATTGCCGGACACAGTTCTTTATTAGCCTGGCTATTGCTGATTAGCTTGGTATTGCCAATTGCCTTTACCTTTGCGGCATTAGGCAAGCGTTATCCACACGCCGGCGGGGCCGCTCACTTTGTTGCCAAAGCCTTAGGGCCTCGAGCCGAAAAGCTCACAGCCTTTTTATTCATTTCGGTGTTACCGGTTGGCTTGCCTGCTGCGCTAATGATGGCGACCGGATTTTGGCAAGCGATGTTTTCTATCACGCCAAATACCGCCTTAATCATTCAACTTGGTACGCTACTCAGCATGTGGCTATTAGGCATGGGAGGCGCAAAACTCTCAGGCAATATTCAAGGTTTGATTGCGATTGCGATTGTATTGCTGGTAGCGGCATTGTGGTGGCAGGGCGATGTGCAAGCAGGCGATTATCAGCTTCCTGAACAGATCGATATTCCTAGTATTGCCCCTGCATTAGCTGTGATGTTTTGGTGTTTTGTAGGCATTGAAGCCTTTGCCCATATGGGCGAAGAGTTTCGTCGGCCAGAACGAGATTTCCCCATTGCCTTATTATTGGGTGTGTTTTTGGCTGGCGCTGTGTACTGGGCGGCGTCGGTGGTGGTGCTTAAATACGGCAGCTATGGAGACCAACTTACCAATACCCAATCACTGCCTCATTTAGTTGCCATTATCTTCGGTAAAAAAGCCAAGTGGCTAGCCGCCATGGTGGGCTATTTAGCGTGTTACGCTAGCATCAATATTTATATACAAGGCTTTTCGCGCTTGCTCTGGAGCATGGCCGATGAGGCTCAGCGGCTAAAACCGTTAGCGCGTTTATCCAAAAATAAAGTTCCACAACATGCACTTAGCACCATTGTTATAGTTTGTGCGATTAGCTGTGTTACAGCCTGGTTATTTGAGCTACCGCTGGACGAGCTAATCCGTTATGCCAACGGCAATTTCATCATGGTTTATCTGTTGAGTATGCTAGCTGGTGCCATTTTATTACGTGGTTTTTTTAAGCTGCTCGCCATGGTTGGCGTGCTGCTTTGTTGCTTGCTGTTAGCTGCCTTAGGTCAGCAGAGCGTCTATGTATTGCTTCTCTGCGCGGCTTTCTTGCTATTGCAAGTTGCTTTTAAGCAGCTACAAACGCGAATCAAGGTAGGCGCCCAATAA
- the cobA gene encoding uroporphyrinogen-III C-methyltransferase, translated as MSHSSSTAIHELGFVSLVGAGPGDPDLLTVKAVKRIRTADVIVFDRLVSQAILDLASPTAEMVYVGKKLDHHFVPQDEINQILVDQAKLGKHVVRLKGGDPFIFGRGGEELQSLAAENLAFEVVPGITAAVGCTAYAGIPLTHRDHAQSVQFITGHLKQHGEDIDWPSLAHSNHTLVFYMGLKQCPTIQTNLIKNGLADTTPCAIIERGATPQQRVLTGSLAELPKLAQQAESPSLIVVGSVTELHKELAWFAPELV; from the coding sequence ATGTCCCACTCTTCATCTACCGCTATTCACGAGCTGGGTTTTGTTTCGCTGGTTGGTGCCGGACCTGGTGATCCAGACTTGCTTACCGTAAAGGCGGTGAAGCGCATCCGCACCGCCGACGTCATTGTATTTGACCGTTTGGTGTCGCAAGCGATCCTTGATTTAGCCTCGCCTACCGCAGAGATGGTGTATGTTGGCAAAAAGCTTGACCATCACTTTGTACCGCAAGATGAAATTAACCAAATCTTGGTAGACCAAGCCAAGTTAGGTAAACACGTGGTTCGGTTAAAGGGCGGCGACCCGTTTATTTTTGGCCGAGGCGGTGAAGAGTTGCAATCATTAGCAGCCGAAAACTTAGCTTTTGAAGTAGTGCCTGGCATTACTGCTGCAGTGGGATGTACCGCTTATGCGGGCATTCCGCTTACCCATCGAGACCACGCCCAGAGCGTGCAATTTATTACCGGCCATTTAAAGCAGCATGGTGAAGATATTGATTGGCCTTCGTTAGCGCATTCTAATCACACCTTGGTGTTTTATATGGGTCTTAAGCAGTGTCCAACCATTCAGACAAATCTGATTAAAAATGGCTTAGCCGATACCACCCCTTGTGCCATTATTGAGCGTGGTGCTACGCCGCAGCAACGCGTATTAACCGGCAGTTTAGCTGAACTACCAAAATTGGCGCAGCAAGCCGAAAGCCCGTCTTTAATTGTTGTTGGTAGCGTTACAGAGTTGCACAAAGAGCTGGCGTGGTTTGCGCCAGAGTTGGTTTAG
- a CDS encoding formate/nitrite transporter family protein, with protein sequence MSYVKPAEFVQTMIDAGESKVFMSTRDTIVRGIMAGAILAIAVAVAITAAVQTGIPIVGALVFPVGFCILNLMGFDLLTGVFALAPLSLFEKRKGVTAKGVLRNWLLVGLGNLIGAVSVAFLVALTFTMNFSVEPGAVGQAFVKASTARTLGFAEHGLNGWITVFVKGILCNWMVCLGVVGAMTSKTVGGKVLAMWFPIFIFFGLVFEHAVVNMYLFPLGMMLGAEFTITDWLVWNQIPVTLGNLVGGLLVTGLSLYVTHGKTLPQRKAA encoded by the coding sequence ATGTCTTACGTAAAACCCGCTGAATTCGTTCAAACGATGATCGATGCTGGCGAAAGCAAAGTATTTATGTCTACTCGCGATACCATTGTGCGCGGTATTATGGCTGGCGCAATTTTAGCGATTGCAGTAGCTGTAGCTATTACCGCAGCAGTGCAAACCGGTATACCTATTGTGGGTGCTTTAGTATTCCCAGTTGGTTTTTGTATTTTGAACCTTATGGGTTTTGACTTACTAACCGGTGTATTTGCGTTAGCGCCATTGTCGCTGTTTGAAAAACGCAAAGGTGTCACCGCCAAAGGGGTGCTTCGTAACTGGCTATTAGTGGGTTTAGGTAACCTTATTGGTGCAGTATCGGTAGCGTTTTTGGTTGCCTTAACCTTTACCATGAACTTTAGTGTTGAGCCTGGCGCAGTAGGCCAAGCCTTTGTTAAAGCTTCAACTGCCCGTACTTTAGGCTTTGCCGAGCATGGCTTAAACGGTTGGATTACGGTGTTTGTTAAAGGCATCTTGTGTAACTGGATGGTGTGTTTAGGGGTGGTTGGCGCTATGACCTCTAAAACCGTTGGCGGTAAAGTATTGGCGATGTGGTTCCCAATCTTCATCTTCTTTGGTTTGGTATTTGAACACGCCGTAGTAAACATGTACCTATTCCCACTAGGCATGATGCTAGGTGCAGAGTTCACTATCACTGATTGGTTAGTATGGAACCAAATTCCAGTTACTCTTGGTAACTTGGTTGGTGGCTTATTAGTAACTGGCCTAAGCCTTTACGTTACTCATGGTAAAACCTTGCCACAACGTAAAGCTGCCTAA